TCAGGCGAAGCGCCGTCGGTCAGTTTATAGACCAGGGCGGCGATCATTTCCATATGGGCCAGTTCTTCTGTGCCGATATCTGTCAATAAGGCTTTCGCCTGGCTGGTGGGCATGCTGTAGCGCTGATTGAGGTATCTTAGCGACGCCGACAGCTCGCCGTCAGGACCGCCGTACTGGGCTATGACCATTTTGGCGAACTTGACGTCCGGGCGGCACACCCTAACGGGATGTTCCAGTTTCTTTTCGTATATCCACATATTCACCATTCCTTCCGCGCAAGATTAAAGTTCCCAGGGCCAAGGCCCTTCAGCCCACTGCCAGGGCACTTTGGACTTCGCCATCGGCGTCAGCGGCCCGTATTGTTCTTCATATTCCTTCATGTATTTCTTCAGCAGGTCGACAGCACAGTTGTAATCATAAACGGCTTCCTCATCGCAGGGATGGGTGTCAAGATACAAGCCGAGCTCAACGGCTACAAACTGCATTTCCTGCACCTTTTTGAGTATTGCCAATTGTTTTTCACAATCCACAGTTTTGCACCTCCACTACTCAGGAATCGGGTATACGCCCCACAGCTGCGGGAACAGCGTCCCTTTCATAAGCGCTTCTTTGGGGCTGAACGCTTTTTCATAGCACTGCCAGGGGACATAAGCATGGGCCAGCATCATACCCATCGACATGTGATGCATGTGATGCATTGGGTGCATGTGATGCATGGGGTGCATGGCGTGCATTCCGTCCATTTCGCACATTTCCATCGCCTCTTCCGGCA
Above is a window of Thermosinus carboxydivorans Nor1 DNA encoding:
- a CDS encoding spore coat protein CotJB; the protein is MDCEKQLAILKKVQEMQFVAVELGLYLDTHPCDEEAVYDYNCAVDLLKKYMKEYEEQYGPLTPMAKSKVPWQWAEGPWPWEL
- a CDS encoding spore coat associated protein CotJA: MAKDKKPRWVEGGEGTGELPGRKKYKKTYMYMPKMEEEMPEEAMEMCEMDGMHAMHPMHHMHPMHHMHHMSMGMMLAHAYVPWQCYEKAFSPKEALMKGTLFPQLWGVYPIPE